One segment of Solanum lycopersicum chromosome 1, SLM_r2.1 DNA contains the following:
- the LOC138340894 gene encoding uncharacterized protein, with amino-acid sequence MDPFEALYGRWCRSSIGWFYSVEMDSLDTDLLRDAMEQVRMIQYRLLIAQSQQKSYAERRVRALVFVEGDYVWLRVSPMKGVMRFGKKGKLSPRFIGPFEILRQVGEVAYKLALPPSLLEVHPIFHVSMLQKYIPDEYHVISLDSVELGPDLTYEEEPIAILDRQIRKLSTKELVSVKVQWKHRSVREATWETESDMRAIYPQLFEASGTFFHPMFEDEHDF; translated from the coding sequence atggacCCATTTGAGGCGTTGTATGGAAGGTGGTGTAGGTCTTCGATTGGTTGGTTTTATTCGGTGGAGATGGACTCTTTAGATACAGACTTACTgagagatgctatggagcaagttCGTATGATTCAATATAGATTATTGATAGCTCAGAGTCAacagaagagttatgcagaacggagagttagagccttagtGTTTGTGGAGGGTGATtatgtttggctccgagtatcacccatgaagggtgtgatgaggtttggaaagaagggcaagctaAGCCCTAgattcattggaccttttgagattttgagacaagtgggagaggtggcctataagttggccttgccacctagtttgttaGAAGTTCATCCTATTTTCCATGTATCTATGCTTCAgaagtatattccggatgaatATCATGTGATTTCACTTGATTCTGTGGAGCtgggtccagacttgacatatgaggaggagcctatagctatatTGGATAGGCAAATCCGAAAGCTTAGTACCAAGGAGCTTGtttcagtgaaggtgcaatggaagcaccgtTCAGTAagagaagcaacttgggagacagagtctgacatgcgtgccatatatcctcaactttttgaagcatCAGGTACTTTCTTTCATcctatgttcgaggacgaacatgatttttag